From a single Clostridium isatidis genomic region:
- a CDS encoding ABC transporter permease: MDIIINVLEQGLLFGIVAMGVYITFKILNIADMSTDGTYPLGGAICAALLVKGVNPWIAVAVATIGGALAGLISALLNVKLKISSLMSGILVMTGLYSINLMIMGKSNVPLFNTKIIFDNNYKVYIIFAIAIVLKLLLDLFLKTKLGKLLIALGDNEQVITTLGVNKDIIKIIGLMISNGLIAMAGALTAQYQGFSDVTMGTGILVMALAGVIIGTSAFRKLTLLKTTTLVIIGSIIYKLAIALALKFNLDPNYLKLMTAIIVVIALSFNSNIISIKKNKRAMKVTKSNSSNGISKEGGDINAKNSSIA, encoded by the coding sequence ATGGATATAATTATTAATGTACTAGAACAAGGTCTTTTATTTGGTATTGTTGCAATGGGAGTTTATATAACATTTAAGATTTTGAATATAGCAGATATGTCAACTGATGGAACTTACCCTTTAGGTGGAGCGATTTGTGCTGCTTTATTAGTTAAGGGTGTTAATCCTTGGATAGCAGTAGCTGTTGCTACTATAGGAGGAGCTTTAGCAGGACTAATATCAGCTTTATTAAATGTTAAGTTAAAGATAAGCAGCTTAATGTCAGGTATTTTAGTTATGACAGGACTTTACTCAATTAATTTAATGATAATGGGGAAATCTAATGTGCCATTATTCAATACAAAAATTATTTTTGATAATAATTATAAAGTGTATATTATATTTGCTATTGCTATAGTGTTAAAATTACTTCTTGATTTATTCCTTAAAACCAAACTAGGAAAATTATTAATAGCCTTAGGGGATAATGAACAGGTTATTACTACTCTAGGAGTAAATAAAGACATTATTAAGATTATTGGTTTAATGATAAGTAATGGTCTTATTGCAATGGCAGGGGCACTTACAGCTCAATATCAAGGATTTTCAGATGTTACTATGGGTACAGGTATTTTAGTAATGGCTCTTGCAGGAGTAATTATAGGAACTTCTGCTTTTAGAAAATTGACATTATTAAAGACAACTACTTTAGTAATTATAGGATCAATAATCTATAAGTTAGCAATTGCTTTGGCTTTGAAGTTTAATTTAGATCCAAACTATTTAAAATTAATGACAGCAATAATAGTAGTTATAGCTTTAAGTTTCAATTCAAATATTATAAGTATCAAAAAAAATAAAAGAGCAATGAAGGTTACTAAGTCCAATAGTTCAAATGGTATTTCTAAAGAAGGTGGTGATATAAATGCTAAAAATTCAAGCATTGCATAA